The genomic interval GTGATCTTTAGGAATAAATGTTCTGAACTTCGATACAACATCACTCGTTGGTTCTAATCTTTTACCTTATTTGCTTTTGGTGAACTGCAGTAACATATTCATCTCATttatgtttctattgtaagGTGCTGTCCAAATTTGTGAATAACTGCGGTCATTGTTTCTACCAATATGATCTGAGTCTTAATTCTGCTGTGAGATCGAAGTTTCTGGGCTATAAGAATTAAGAAGTATAATCAATAAACTAGCAGAGATGTAGAAATATGTACAACTGATCAAGAGGTAAATCTTGGTGCTCGATTATCAGAAGAAAGATATCTACTACAAACTAGTTatgagaagagaaaagaggCAATGCAAGGGGAACCACATAATCTATGATTCTTGTTCATGTGTTGAGCAGCAGCAGCTGCTGTTGTCATGGTCTAACTTAAGTACTGGAGTCGGCCGCTATACGATCAAGGATGGCCGACTCCTTCAAATCCTGTGCTCTCCCAACTCCGGAAGAGCCTGCTTTGAATCAATTGTAAACAATTATTCTCTGCCAAGTATATGTTTGAGGACCATGGGAGGGTCGTGACAATTGTATCGGAGATAGAGAGCACGACGTCTTTTGTAGTTAGGATGGGAGATGAGAGTCGACCAAGATTTGCACACGCACTTGCATCGTGTATAAAACTTGCAAGGTAGGCGACAGAGAATTTCAATTAAAAAGCAGTCGGGAAGATCACAAATATTCAAGGAGGCACCAAGAGAATTGGACGTACTGGTTCTGCTTTTTTCACCTCTCATGGCAACCAATCCAGGAAACCCCTTCTTATCAGATTGATAGGAGTTTATACAATTTAACGTGTTAGGTTAAGGGGTAGAATTTATCAGGTCATATTAATTGGGCCACAAAAATAATAGATTCTGATTTAGCCcacttaaataaaaaattaatcacATCGTAATTCAATTCAACTTTTATGAAAGATAAATAAACAATAACTAAACATAGAGGTagttttataaaaattataaatgatGCCGCTATTGTCTCTTACAGTCTATTATGTTCACCCCACATTCTCTTTTCaccataattatatattttttaatttctaaatcACTTTGTTCACCCATTTTATAGTATTCAAATTGCCCTTTTtgtcaataattttttttcacccaacataaattttttttttcaattttaaactTGCTTTGTCACCCACATTCTCTTCTTACCTAcataatttttattcaattctaattttttctgattgtatttcaaatttattttgacaatctctatttaaaaaaaaagtttacaATTAATTACTACTACTTGTAACTATGTTttgtaaataatatataatcacGTACAATAGTACCCTCCCctatacatatatgaatgaaCATAATTTAGTTAggtaaaaaagaaagattgaAAACGAATCCTTGATACAAAATTAGGGCTTAATATGTATATTTGTGTTTTttgtaaataaacaaaaaatatataatttaataagttgTTCAGTCTATTACAGTAATTTTACATTATGACATTACAATCTTTCAATAAATTAATTGATATGGGGTGAAAAAATGTAGACTATGGGTGACAATAACCGCACTCAATTACAAATTagaatcacaaaaaaaaaacattattatAATAGCTGAAGAAATCCCTAAAGATAAAATTGTTTTAGTTGTATTAAGCTTGCTTCATGCGACCTGAATGAGCTGTAATGAGCTATAAATGACAGAATGGACTTCCTTGCCAAGTCTTATTCTTTGGTGCTGTAAAGACTCTTTTGttccacttttttttttgttgaaaaaGAATTTGACATTTGTTCAATGGAATTCCTTGATCAATTGActtgaatgaattttttttcagcaaaataattaataataaaagaaaaatgagagtAAGGCTCAGCCATCTTTCCCCTCCTACACGGAAATCATTTCAAAGAATTTTCATTCTCCCCAAAATCTCATTTCCACGCTGGCAATCCACACCTCACCCTCACCGCCAATCAGACGAAACCACCCTTGGCCTCCTCCCTCCTATATAAACCATCCTCCTCCCTCAAACCCTTTCACCATCACACCTGCAAATCACACTCCTCCACTCTCACTCCTTAGGGTTTCAATCCAATTCTCCGATATTGACTTCCCCAAATTCCAAGGGCGGCCGCGGCAAGCCTAAGGCCACCAAAGCCGTCTCCCGCTCCTCCAAAGCCGGCCTCCAGTTCCCCGTCGGCCGTATCGCTCGCTTCCTCAAATCCGGCAAGTACGCCGAGCGCGTCGGCGCCGGCGCTCCCGTCTACCTCTCCGCCGTCCTCGAGTATCTCGCCGCCGAGGTTCGTCCCTAACCCCCTTCCGATTTCCTCGATGATTTGGATTCAATGAATTTGCAATAATGTGAATCTGTTTGATCGGTGTGTAGGTGCTTGAGCTCGCCGGAAATGCGGCAAGGGACAACAAGAAGAATCGGATCGTTCCGAGGCACATTCAGCTGGCGGTTCGGAACGATGAGGAGTTGAGCAAGCTTTTGGGGGCTGTTACTATTGCTAATGGTGGAGTTTTGCCTAATATTCATCAGAATCTGCTGCCCAAGAAGACTGGCAAGGGCAAGGGTGACATTGGATCCGCGTCGCAGGAGTTTTAGGGTTCTTgacttatttggttgtatACATAAAATTGGGGAATTCTTGGTGAAATATAAATATGGATGGATTTTGATGAATGATTCATGTTTGTCGACGATCTATATCTGTTTGTTTTCTGTGCAACCTGAAAATCCCCAAtcactaaaccctaaaactaTTAATCAACACTGTAAACGAATTACACCATAAAAAACGATggttaaaagttaaaacgACTACTGTAAAGTTGCAGTAATTTTGGGTGAAATTACATATTTTGTGGGTGAAAATAGCGACTTCAATATGTTTATCTTGGCTTAAATTCAGTAGACCCAATGGCCGTGCCGGTGTTCAACCTGGCTCCGAATCTGAATGTTTCAAGGCTCTGCTTGGGTTCGACTCTGTTTCTTTGTCTTGGATTCCTATTGGTGTTTGCCAGTTCTTTATCTCAAAGATGAAAATGTGGCCAGGAACGATGACTTTTGGCGAGCAGAACAGTCTGCCGGAGTCGTTTCGCATCCTGGACAAAGCTTACCGCGCCGGAATCAACTTCTTCGACACCGCGGAGATGTACCCGGTGGTTCAGCGAGCCGAGACGCAGGGCAGGAGCGAGGAGTATCTCGGCCGTTGGATAAAAGATCGCAACGTTCCTCGAGACGGTATCGTTTTGGCTACCAAGGTCGTTCAATTGGCCAATTACTGTCATATTCAATCCGGCAGTTCAGCTTGGTTTCGAGTTTTGATATGTTAGCTTTGTTTCAATGCAGGTGACAGGACCATCTGGGCAGATGACTTGGATAAGAGATGGACCTAAGTGCTTGGATGCAAGGAATATCACTGAGGCTATCGACGGCAGGTAAGTTCAAGCAGTCATTTGTAATTCTGTTTCAATCTTTGAACAATTGGTGATTATAATAAGCTGACCGATGAGTTGTGGATTGTTTTGGTGCAGTTTAGGGCGATTGCAGACGGATTACATTGATCTTTATCAGTTACATTGGCCTGACCGGTTTGTACGTAGATCCTTGTTTATATGTTTACGGAAATTATTGTTGGTCACATGCAATGTATATTATAAATGCTTCACCACAATGTGTCAATgtgactatatatacatggacaAGGAACCGTTGTGATTGAATATGTATATTGGTTCTTTGTAGCACTTGAAGTCATGTAGTGATTGCTTTTGTAGATATGTCCCAATGTTTGGAGAAACTGAATACGATCCAACCATGCAATTTGGTTCCGTTTCTATAGAGGAACAACTTGATGCTCTTGGGAGAGCTGTTGATGCTGGTAAGGTTAGTTTCATTCTGTTGCCTTTTCTTCCAAAATTGTTTATAAGTTGTTCAGCTTGATGCTTTTGTTGTCAGTGTTCTAAGAACATGGATTCCCCATGTGAGTGGGACTTTTGGTTTTGCAGGTCAGATACGTTGGTCTCAGTAACGAAACAGCATATGGTGTGATGAAGTTCCTTCAGGTGGCTGAAAGAGACTCGCCTTCCAAAGATTGTAACTCTGCAGGTTGCATGGCTTAGTCTTGCTTTCTTTTTGTGCCCTCCCTGCTGGTGTCTCTCTAGCGCTTACTCAAATAGTCATTTTTTGATATC from Argentina anserina chromosome 2, drPotAnse1.1, whole genome shotgun sequence carries:
- the LOC126784156 gene encoding histone H2AX-like, yielding ITLLHSHSLGFQSNSPILTSPNSKGGRGKPKATKAVSRSSKAGLQFPVGRIARFLKSGKYAERVGAGAPVYLSAVLEYLAAEVLELAGNAARDNKKNRIVPRHIQLAVRNDEELSKLLGAVTIANGGVLPNIHQNLLPKKTGKGKGDIGSASQEF
- the LOC126782780 gene encoding LOW QUALITY PROTEIN: uncharacterized protein LOC126782780 (The sequence of the model RefSeq protein was modified relative to this genomic sequence to represent the inferred CDS: inserted 2 bases in 1 codon); translation: MAVPVFNLAPNLNVSRLCLGTMTFGEQNSLPESFRILDKAYRAGINFFDTAEMYPVVQRAETQGRSEEYLGRWIKDRNVPRDGIVLATKVTGPSGQMTWIRDGPKCLDARNITEAIDGSLGRLQTDYIDLYQLHWPDRYVPMFGETEYDPTMQFGSVSIEEQLDALGRAVDAGKVRYVGLSNETAYGVMKFLQVAERXTRLPKIVTLQNSYSLLCRTFDSGLAECCHHERVSLLAYSPLAMGILSGKYFAPEGGHSDARLNLFRGKYSEGESRYNLSKPSIRAASMEYINIAEKHGLHPVSLAVAFVLSHPLVASVIFGATHTWQLQEVLDACRVELTSEVIVEINKAHKKF